In a single window of the Hydrogenobaculum sp. 3684 genome:
- the holA gene encoding DNA polymerase III subunit delta — MLDVLEYIKKDNNLDNLTHTVVYGKDIYFIQYFEQLIKQKYDTKTYWADELDYENLRNIITSRNIFNKKIVIIIKNFTELLNKLKKENLDFIKKTQNILIFEEYEDLTEKDIKAVQNILGDINILTSKQKKPDYLKSLIQKKFKKEGIDLNQDIINELLNIIGTDSLNLKNETDKLLILSKSMPITKETLSRALVKEPKDEAFSIVDALIKQDVKKALSIFYDSIKLGQHPLVTLGFMQKQFMNMYLAFKMNVSFDEVCKILNISHPFQKNILSKQLSIVNKDKLFSIVKALQKADMSIKYYFNDPVEVLEKLIIDIGLMLKS, encoded by the coding sequence ATGCTTGATGTTTTGGAGTATATAAAAAAAGATAACAATCTAGACAATTTAACTCATACTGTTGTATATGGAAAAGATATATATTTTATCCAATATTTTGAACAGCTTATAAAACAAAAATACGATACAAAAACATATTGGGCAGACGAACTTGATTATGAAAATTTAAGAAATATAATCACTTCTAGGAATATTTTTAACAAAAAAATAGTTATTATAATAAAAAATTTTACGGAACTCTTAAACAAATTAAAAAAAGAAAATTTGGATTTTATAAAAAAAACTCAAAACATACTTATATTTGAGGAGTACGAAGATCTGACAGAAAAAGACATAAAAGCTGTTCAAAACATTCTTGGAGATATAAATATATTAACATCAAAGCAAAAAAAGCCTGATTATCTTAAAAGCCTTATACAGAAAAAATTCAAAAAAGAAGGCATTGACTTAAACCAAGACATAATAAACGAATTGTTAAATATCATAGGTACAGATTCTTTAAACCTAAAAAATGAAACAGACAAGCTTCTTATATTGTCAAAATCTATGCCTATTACTAAGGAAACACTTTCAAGAGCTCTTGTAAAAGAACCAAAAGACGAAGCGTTTTCTATCGTAGATGCTTTAATAAAGCAAGATGTAAAGAAAGCGCTATCTATCTTTTACGATAGCATCAAGTTGGGTCAGCATCCGTTGGTAACTCTTGGGTTTATGCAAAAACAATTTATGAACATGTATTTGGCTTTTAAGATGAACGTAAGTTTTGATGAGGTATGTAAGATTTTAAATATAAGCCATCCGTTTCAGAAAAACATATTATCAAAACAGTTAAGTATTGTTAATAAGGATAAGCTTTTTAGCATTGTAAAGGCTCTTCAAAAAGCCGATATGAGTATAAAATATTATTTTAACGATCCAGTGGAAGTTTTAGAAAAGCTTATCATAGATATTGGGTTAATGTTAAAATCATGA
- a CDS encoding cbb3-type cytochrome c oxidase subunit I, protein MKQQKELVYTDLVKAHMLMGLIDLLLVMIFGLTYSLTFLNIHIVDPYMSPVRLRFNHTNVAAYGFLANLITGALYWAVPRMTGHPVWNRAYGWLLWAALQVAGIGTVISLLFFGGTMLGGPELTRWIGPQSVEWSETPFIMDVPITLWLFVVIPQFLVPIIKASKEKPLYTGLWYITAGLIWTPLVYVLGNYPSVFFYPGAAGAALNGSFIHDLVGLYVTPMGWGLMYYFVPRVLQKPIWSHGLGLLGFWGLAFFYPAQGVHHYLWSPIPMFAQYAAVFATIAIEIVVTTVLVNFMMTLRGSYGAMKEDIPLRWFYVGMINYWITCFQCSIQVLLTTQKVIHFTDWVTGHAHLIMFGTFGFWLLGMYEHIVPRMYGLKYTYSRPLSEMAFWFMLIGIEVMFVDLGVAGIAEGFAWIAQVPFIDSVNLGKPFWWVRTASGIFIFIGYIAYFYNILKTMAVGRAYQASTKVATA, encoded by the coding sequence ATGAAGCAGCAAAAAGAGCTTGTCTATACAGATTTGGTTAAGGCTCATATGCTAATGGGTCTTATAGATTTATTGCTTGTAATGATATTTGGCTTAACTTATTCTTTGACATTTCTAAATATCCATATAGTAGACCCATACATGTCTCCAGTTAGATTAAGATTTAACCATACAAACGTTGCAGCCTATGGTTTCTTGGCAAATCTTATAACCGGAGCCTTGTATTGGGCTGTGCCACGTATGACGGGACATCCGGTATGGAACAGAGCTTACGGATGGCTTTTGTGGGCAGCTCTTCAAGTGGCTGGAATAGGTACTGTAATATCACTTCTTTTCTTTGGCGGTACGATGCTTGGTGGACCAGAACTAACCAGATGGATAGGCCCTCAATCTGTAGAGTGGTCTGAAACGCCGTTTATAATGGACGTGCCTATAACATTGTGGTTGTTTGTAGTAATACCTCAATTTTTAGTTCCTATAATAAAAGCCTCAAAAGAAAAGCCTTTGTATACTGGCTTATGGTACATAACAGCTGGTCTTATATGGACGCCTTTGGTCTATGTACTTGGTAATTATCCAAGTGTGTTCTTCTATCCTGGTGCAGCAGGTGCAGCTTTAAACGGTTCTTTCATACATGACCTTGTTGGTCTTTACGTTACACCTATGGGATGGGGTCTTATGTACTACTTTGTACCTAGAGTTCTCCAAAAGCCAATATGGTCTCATGGTTTGGGACTTCTAGGTTTCTGGGGGTTGGCGTTTTTCTATCCAGCACAAGGTGTTCACCACTACTTATGGTCACCAATACCAATGTTTGCTCAATATGCAGCCGTGTTTGCTACAATAGCTATAGAAATAGTTGTGACCACTGTGCTTGTTAACTTTATGATGACCCTAAGAGGCTCTTACGGGGCGATGAAAGAAGACATACCTTTAAGATGGTTCTATGTAGGTATGATAAACTATTGGATAACTTGTTTCCAATGCTCTATACAAGTGCTTTTGACAACTCAAAAAGTCATACACTTTACAGACTGGGTAACAGGGCATGCTCACCTTATCATGTTTGGTACGTTTGGTTTTTGGCTTTTAGGCATGTATGAGCACATAGTACCAAGAATGTACGGTCTAAAGTACACATACTCAAGACCTCTATCAGAAATGGCTTTCTGGTTTATGTTGATAGGTATAGAAGTTATGTTTGTGGACCTAGGCGTGGCTGGTATAGCTGAAGGTTTTGCATGGATAGCTCAAGTTCCATTTATAGACTCTGTAAATCTCGGTAAACCATTCTGGTGGGTACGTACAGCTTCTGGTATATTCATATTCATAGGATATATAGCTTACTTCTACAACATACTAAAGACAATGGCTGTAGGAAGAGCATATCAAGCTTCTACAAAAGTGGCTACAGCTTAA
- the panC gene encoding pantoate--beta-alanine ligase encodes MKTMDVCKDIDCVRAFIKSIKQQFKTIGFVPTMGYLHEGHMSLVKASKNMCDITVVSIFVNPKQFGPKEDYSRYPRNLERDLKLLEEAKIDMVFIPDVDTIYPEGFSTTINIGPLADILEGTFRPGHFDGVCTVVTKLFNIIKPDKAFFGEKDYQQLKIIQKLVKDLNLDIEIVPIPTKREEDGLAMSSRNAYLNQEERRRASSIYRFLLKAKEAFEKGIKDTDKIIEYAKAVLDVDVIDYIKIVDKETLEEKTTPSKYDRIFIAVRIGSTRLIDNVEI; translated from the coding sequence ATGAAAACTATGGATGTTTGTAAAGATATAGATTGTGTTAGGGCTTTTATTAAAAGCATAAAACAGCAATTCAAAACAATTGGTTTTGTACCTACTATGGGATATTTACACGAAGGACATATGTCTTTGGTAAAAGCTTCAAAAAATATGTGTGATATTACTGTGGTTAGTATTTTTGTAAATCCAAAACAGTTTGGTCCTAAAGAAGACTACAGCAGATATCCAAGAAACTTAGAAAGGGATTTAAAGCTTTTAGAGGAAGCTAAGATAGATATGGTTTTTATACCTGATGTAGATACGATTTATCCAGAGGGTTTTTCTACAACTATAAATATAGGGCCTTTGGCAGATATTTTAGAAGGTACTTTTAGGCCAGGGCATTTCGATGGTGTGTGTACGGTTGTTACGAAGCTTTTTAATATAATAAAACCAGATAAAGCTTTCTTTGGAGAAAAAGATTATCAACAGCTCAAAATCATCCAAAAACTTGTGAAAGATCTGAACTTAGATATAGAAATAGTACCTATTCCTACAAAAAGAGAAGAAGATGGACTTGCTATGAGCTCAAGAAATGCCTATCTAAATCAAGAGGAAAGAAGAAGGGCAAGTTCCATATATAGATTTCTACTAAAAGCCAAAGAAGCTTTCGAAAAAGGTATAAAAGATACTGATAAGATTATAGAGTACGCTAAAGCTGTGCTTGATGTGGATGTGATAGATTATATAAAAATAGTAGATAAAGAAACGCTTGAAGAAAAGACAACACCAAGCAAGTATGATAGAATATTTATAGCTGTGAGAATAGGAAGCACTAGGCTTATAGACAATGTAGAGATTTGA
- the accD gene encoding acetyl-CoA carboxylase, carboxyltransferase subunit beta: protein MGILDFFRKKEKKENLWTKCEECKNILLAQELETNFYVCPKCGHHHQMNPYLWASMLLDYNYNVLFEYILPTDFLSFKDTKRYKDRLKTLKETSNTSEAMTVFDGKLSDYPVILSVMDFSFIGGSMGSVVGERFKLASLKAVQDKKPHISVITSGGARMQESVISLMQMAKTSIAVDIMHKNGIPFITVLTNPTTGGVSASFAFLGDVIIAEPKAIIGFAGARVIEQTIKQQLPEDFQTSEFLLKKGMVDMVVHRHLMKQTLKNLLNLLFYKNA from the coding sequence ATGGGAATACTTGATTTTTTCAGAAAAAAAGAAAAGAAGGAAAACCTTTGGACAAAGTGTGAAGAGTGTAAAAATATACTTTTAGCTCAAGAACTGGAAACTAACTTCTACGTATGTCCCAAGTGTGGTCATCATCATCAAATGAATCCATACCTATGGGCAAGTATGCTTCTTGATTACAACTATAACGTACTTTTTGAGTACATACTACCTACGGATTTTTTGTCTTTTAAAGATACAAAAAGATACAAAGATAGGCTAAAAACTTTGAAGGAGACATCAAATACGTCAGAAGCTATGACGGTGTTTGATGGAAAATTATCTGATTACCCTGTTATTTTGAGTGTTATGGATTTTAGTTTCATAGGCGGAAGCATGGGGTCTGTGGTAGGCGAAAGGTTTAAATTGGCTTCTTTAAAGGCAGTTCAAGACAAAAAACCACATATAAGCGTAATCACATCTGGTGGTGCTAGGATGCAAGAGAGCGTAATATCGTTAATGCAGATGGCAAAAACTTCTATAGCGGTGGATATTATGCATAAAAACGGAATACCTTTTATTACTGTGCTTACAAATCCTACTACTGGAGGTGTGTCGGCATCTTTTGCGTTTTTAGGAGACGTTATCATAGCAGAGCCAAAAGCTATAATAGGATTTGCAGGTGCAAGGGTTATAGAACAAACTATAAAGCAGCAACTACCAGAAGATTTTCAGACATCGGAATTTTTACTAAAAAAAGGCATGGTGGACATGGTAGTGCATAGACATCTTATGAAACAGACATTGAAAAACTTGCTAAATTTACTATTTTATAAAAATGCTTGA
- a CDS encoding flagellar hook-associated protein, whose product MGFGSYDLVTNALNIFKQAIDITSQNITNASNSNYAQEVPIIQDTYPVGISMQDIKRIQNLYFFQLLQNKSSSLDYFNTRLQYNKQVQNIFNVVGPNSSSTSYDDAFFSAFTQLFTDTSNVGYQNQVLTTASNFVQNLNSNASTINNLAYQVPTNSLQYLNQINTLIKNLANLNQQITASYALTYSNAHDYKELLDQRDAYISQLSKLISVNVQEDSIGRVHISINGGFTLVDGTNYWKLALGSSGNSPYQKIEWLNNNNQAIDITNYVQGGELKAMIDFSYDVNTYKVEQDNVAANAIMNTKIPVQSGSNYYLVQNLTSTDSPIGNQGETWSFPPNHVSSTAAPLSSLGVSNGSLTFYTGTTPSYTISNYGALNLVQLSNSIDASGMFEANISLDPSGNYYLQITPTYGNTAGSLTNVYNIVDSSSNIVFNSGSGPAGVLSFVDNSSSGTYASLNYTDMSLDQIVNTINNSPTLQGKYYANIVSSPFVDMPIGLSSSTDTISQTGVLTFRNNTTALFSITYTNQSLVQIANELSQIPSATLFSASIVKEQDGLYHLRIQIKNPNEYNIVDSGSSFTSLYSLHIASLDQSKYGIQDSKNTYTFSKNVTSNTVSLSSYGIGQNATLTFYNGNVALYSISNYGQYSLNSLTSLIDSNPALVGLFSASVVSNPDGTYSLAISSSNPSNYTITDSSSNFLMGGGNIYKSEMVFEGIDASSISVNPSLGAILQNVDPSSASNFSYYSNSWWASSKSLYQTLIGSVASTVNVLQTSYSSMSSLVSSISSQVAQVQGVSLDQQYITLQNLQQDYQASASIVGILNNLMQTTLNMVNGG is encoded by the coding sequence ATGGGATTTGGTTCATACGACTTGGTAACAAATGCTCTTAACATATTTAAGCAAGCTATAGACATTACCTCTCAAAATATAACAAATGCCAGTAATTCAAACTATGCACAAGAGGTCCCGATAATACAAGATACTTATCCTGTTGGTATAAGCATGCAAGATATAAAAAGAATTCAAAATCTTTACTTTTTCCAGCTTTTACAAAACAAAAGTTCAAGCCTAGACTATTTCAATACAAGATTACAATACAACAAGCAAGTACAAAATATATTTAACGTTGTTGGTCCTAACTCTTCTTCCACATCATACGACGATGCTTTTTTTAGTGCTTTTACACAGCTTTTTACTGATACATCAAATGTAGGATATCAAAATCAGGTACTTACTACGGCAAGCAATTTTGTTCAGAATTTAAATTCAAACGCCTCTACTATAAACAATTTAGCGTACCAAGTCCCAACAAATTCTTTACAATATTTAAATCAGATAAACACGCTTATAAAAAACTTAGCAAATCTTAATCAACAGATTACCGCCTCGTATGCGCTTACATATTCGAATGCTCATGACTACAAAGAACTTTTGGATCAAAGAGATGCATATATATCACAGCTTTCAAAGCTTATAAGTGTAAATGTCCAAGAAGATTCCATTGGAAGAGTGCATATCTCGATAAACGGTGGTTTTACACTGGTGGACGGCACCAATTATTGGAAGTTGGCTCTTGGTAGTTCTGGTAACTCACCCTACCAAAAAATAGAGTGGTTAAACAACAACAATCAAGCTATAGACATCACAAACTATGTGCAGGGCGGAGAGTTGAAAGCGATGATAGATTTCTCGTACGATGTAAATACGTATAAAGTAGAACAAGACAACGTAGCCGCCAATGCAATAATGAACACAAAAATTCCGGTACAAAGCGGATCAAATTATTATTTGGTGCAAAATCTTACAAGTACAGATTCACCAATAGGAAATCAAGGAGAAACATGGAGTTTTCCTCCAAATCATGTCTCATCGACGGCGGCTCCTCTTTCCTCTTTGGGTGTGTCAAACGGTAGTTTAACATTTTATACTGGTACTACGCCAAGCTATACTATATCAAATTACGGCGCTTTAAATCTTGTGCAACTTTCAAACTCAATAGATGCCAGTGGGATGTTTGAAGCAAACATATCTTTAGACCCTTCTGGGAATTATTATTTACAGATAACGCCCACTTACGGCAACACCGCAGGTTCTTTAACAAACGTTTACAACATAGTAGATTCTTCATCCAATATAGTATTTAATAGCGGAAGTGGACCTGCCGGTGTGCTTTCGTTTGTAGACAACTCTAGCTCTGGTACGTACGCAAGCTTAAATTACACAGATATGTCTTTAGATCAAATTGTAAATACAATAAACAATAGTCCAACATTGCAAGGAAAATATTATGCAAACATAGTATCTTCACCGTTTGTAGATATGCCTATTGGATTGTCGTCTTCTACAGATACAATTTCTCAAACAGGTGTGCTTACTTTTAGAAACAACACTACTGCGCTTTTTAGTATCACATATACAAACCAAAGTTTGGTGCAGATAGCCAACGAACTATCCCAAATTCCATCTGCAACACTTTTTAGCGCGAGTATAGTGAAAGAACAAGACGGGCTTTATCATCTTAGGATCCAAATAAAAAATCCAAACGAGTACAACATAGTAGATAGCGGAAGCAGTTTTACGAGTCTTTACTCTTTACATATAGCTTCTTTGGATCAATCAAAATATGGTATTCAAGATTCTAAAAACACTTATACATTTAGCAAAAATGTTACTAGCAATACAGTATCATTATCTTCTTATGGGATAGGACAAAATGCTACGCTTACATTCTACAATGGCAACGTTGCTTTATATTCTATATCAAATTACGGACAATATTCTTTAAACTCTTTGACATCCTTGATAGATTCAAACCCGGCATTGGTGGGTCTTTTTAGTGCCAGCGTTGTTTCAAATCCTGACGGTACATATTCTCTTGCTATAAGCTCTTCTAACCCGTCTAACTATACGATTACAGACTCATCTTCAAATTTTCTAATGGGTGGTGGTAATATTTATAAAAGCGAGATGGTTTTTGAAGGTATAGATGCCTCTAGTATATCTGTTAACCCAAGTCTTGGTGCAATATTGCAAAACGTGGATCCAAGTTCTGCTTCTAACTTTTCTTACTATTCCAATAGTTGGTGGGCTTCTTCCAAAAGCTTATATCAAACGCTTATAGGTTCTGTAGCATCTACAGTTAATGTTTTACAAACAAGCTATAGCAGTATGAGCTCTTTGGTAAGCTCTATAAGCTCTCAAGTTGCCCAAGTGCAGGGCGTATCTTTAGACCAGCAGTATATAACGTTGCAAAACTTACAGCAAGATTATCAAGCCTCTGCAAGTATAGTAGGCATATTAAACAACTTGATGCAAACCACGCTCAACATGGTAAACGGAGGTTGA
- the wbaP gene encoding undecaprenyl-phosphate galactose phosphotransferase WbaP, producing the protein MKGSLRFFLLISIDVLAFYIALFLAYITRKILGRIFIKNVVFSFSFEHFLSFWWMPLVFIFFLWYQKLYTRRYTFWYEVKEVLKAVFLSGVFAFAVLSLSKISLEMSRLTLILLCFYAIFTISILRYIGKKILNHFDIWKSPIVIIGAGSSGKSVAKGIIDDWYLGYEIKGFLDDFKSGFVEIKGFKIPIIGKVEKIKELKEENIEAAVVSIPSLGNEELAHLVNTAHRYIKQVFVVPDLKGIGLLNSELYHIFTEQLFLIKITNNLDSKLNQIIKQTFDILLSLTMLPILLFVISIFAILIKIDSEGPVFFVQERLGKNGKIFKCIKFRTMYINNQEILENFLKENQDAQLEWQTFKKLKKHDPRITRVGRFLRKTSLDELPQIFNVLKGDMSLVGPRPYLPSEEKDMGDYKDYILLTKPGITGLWQVSGRNELSFEERLKLDTWYVLNWSLWFDIVIILKTVKVVFKKEGAY; encoded by the coding sequence ATGAAAGGGTCATTAAGATTTTTTTTACTTATATCAATAGATGTTTTGGCTTTTTATATTGCACTTTTTTTAGCTTATATAACAAGAAAAATATTGGGGAGAATATTTATAAAAAATGTTGTTTTTTCGTTTAGTTTTGAGCATTTTTTATCTTTTTGGTGGATGCCTCTTGTGTTTATATTTTTTTTATGGTATCAAAAGCTTTATACAAGAAGATACACCTTTTGGTATGAGGTAAAAGAGGTACTAAAAGCAGTTTTTTTATCGGGTGTTTTTGCCTTTGCGGTGCTGTCTCTTAGTAAAATCTCTTTAGAGATGTCTAGGCTTACCTTGATACTTCTTTGTTTTTACGCTATTTTTACTATATCTATTTTAAGGTACATAGGGAAAAAGATATTAAACCATTTTGATATTTGGAAAAGCCCAATAGTTATAATAGGGGCTGGGTCCTCTGGAAAAAGCGTAGCAAAGGGCATTATAGATGACTGGTATCTTGGATATGAAATAAAAGGGTTTTTAGATGATTTTAAAAGTGGGTTTGTTGAAATAAAAGGTTTTAAGATACCAATAATAGGAAAAGTAGAAAAAATAAAAGAGCTAAAAGAAGAGAATATAGAAGCTGCTGTTGTTTCTATACCATCTTTGGGTAATGAAGAGCTTGCTCACCTTGTAAACACAGCCCATAGATATATTAAGCAGGTGTTTGTAGTGCCTGATTTGAAGGGTATAGGGCTTTTAAATAGTGAATTGTATCATATTTTTACGGAACAGCTTTTTTTAATAAAGATTACAAACAACCTAGATTCAAAGCTAAACCAAATAATAAAACAGACTTTTGATATCTTACTATCTTTGACTATGCTTCCTATATTGCTTTTTGTTATAAGTATCTTTGCCATATTGATAAAGATAGACAGCGAAGGACCGGTGTTTTTTGTACAAGAAAGATTGGGCAAAAACGGCAAGATATTCAAATGTATAAAGTTTAGGACAATGTATATAAATAATCAAGAGATACTAGAAAATTTTTTAAAGGAAAACCAAGACGCTCAGTTAGAATGGCAAACTTTTAAAAAATTAAAAAAGCATGACCCAAGAATTACAAGAGTAGGTAGGTTTTTACGAAAAACCTCTTTAGACGAGCTTCCTCAAATATTCAACGTTTTAAAAGGGGATATGAGCTTAGTAGGCCCAAGGCCTTACTTGCCTTCCGAGGAAAAGGATATGGGAGATTACAAAGATTATATACTTCTTACAAAACCAGGTATTACAGGCCTATGGCAAGTAAGCGGAAGAAACGAGCTTTCTTTTGAGGAAAGGCTTAAACTAGATACTTGGTATGTGTTAAATTGGTCGCTTTGGTTTGATATAGTAATAATACTTAAAACAGTTAAGGTTGTCTTCAAAAAAGAAGGGGCTTATTAG
- a CDS encoding cytochrome c, which yields MDKERSKNRESPGNKSGKWFGLAAAAAISVGFAAFIMYINPKSSQARVESYPVLSKQEMIRVGKQIYDQRCSGCHGIDGKGDGPAAQFFRVKPRDFTTCLYKFKSTPGTSLPTDSDLLRVLKNGVPSTAMPAFPHYSDQELMDVIEYIKTFCPDWDKLKAQSQPPPENWEALKPPPFLGTPDSIAKGKVLFEQNCAACHGINGQGDGPAALSIHDPSAECQKWQGNTCVERPLERPANLTLGILPGVYDVNEIYKTITMGVLSGSTGGMPAFSSLSSNDRWNLVSYVLFLMGKTQK from the coding sequence ATGGACAAAGAGCGATCAAAAAATCGTGAAAGTCCTGGCAATAAGTCAGGCAAATGGTTTGGGTTGGCGGCGGCAGCTGCTATATCTGTAGGTTTTGCAGCTTTTATAATGTATATCAACCCAAAATCATCTCAGGCGAGAGTAGAAAGTTATCCAGTGCTGAGTAAACAAGAGATGATAAGGGTTGGTAAGCAGATTTACGATCAAAGGTGTAGTGGCTGCCACGGTATTGACGGAAAAGGCGATGGTCCCGCTGCGCAGTTTTTTAGAGTAAAACCAAGAGACTTCACCACTTGCCTTTACAAATTTAAAAGCACTCCAGGTACCTCACTGCCTACTGACAGTGACCTTTTAAGAGTATTAAAAAACGGTGTACCCTCTACGGCAATGCCAGCATTTCCTCATTATAGCGACCAAGAGCTAATGGATGTGATAGAGTATATTAAAACGTTTTGTCCTGATTGGGATAAGTTAAAAGCGCAATCTCAGCCACCTCCAGAAAATTGGGAAGCACTTAAACCACCGCCATTTTTAGGTACTCCAGACTCCATAGCGAAAGGTAAGGTACTTTTTGAGCAAAACTGCGCTGCATGTCACGGTATAAACGGACAAGGTGATGGCCCAGCCGCTCTTTCAATACATGATCCTTCTGCTGAGTGTCAGAAATGGCAAGGTAACACTTGTGTAGAAAGACCACTTGAGAGACCAGCAAACTTAACACTTGGCATACTTCCAGGCGTATACGATGTAAATGAAATATACAAAACTATTACTATGGGTGTGTTATCGGGTAGTACGGGTGGTATGCCGGCTTTTTCATCGTTGTCTAGCAACGATAGGTGGAACTTGGTATCTTATGTACTATTTTTGATGGGTAAAACCCAAAAGTAA
- a CDS encoding flagellin/flagellar hook associated protein encodes MSGAIPDLSLYNFYKSQDSVVLNNLQDTIEEASTGYKLLNIAQNPGDTQQVINLKKEIVLLSTYSQNAFSASNVLTTTTSVLGNLYDYLQTVNTDVVAAANEATYNSTQLINMGQSIYSILDLTLSKANEKFGDNYLFGGSSLSIQPFAADFSYQASTTDFYTQISTSYQVPTYLNGQNVFGLNIQTTSTSYNSYTQSFSGPGELIIHYGTNVYQINYNNTPYEWDWNAGLSSTNAPLGVSGTISLSMVTASTTNVYNISYSSTDTLSTLLNKISTSTGGDFKASILHNLDNTYGIEISPSTNNLSATYSLYDSNSLYKLDQTPSNLLELSNYINNVFSGTLQAFIRQNSNSTFSLEIAGKDVAKPLNIIDLNQYVSSSFKQESVFSVLKQTADRLSLGLPTIDNELGANMVISSQSFNSLTSPIGVNGTLEIRISSSTIPIDYTANMSLIDVANLINKASNGAAYADFVQNQNGTYSLEISSMLASQSLTATDVVNGAFSQFNNNQIPNGSYIFNVQRALDQISYANAQVGSYIQNIQTQDNVLTNTTTVATTELANYQDASVPNVLTDYSQYQLAYESLMNLIANQKNLTILKYI; translated from the coding sequence ATGTCTGGAGCAATACCTGATTTAAGTCTTTACAACTTTTACAAATCTCAAGATAGTGTGGTGTTGAATAACCTTCAGGATACTATAGAAGAGGCCTCTACTGGATATAAGCTTTTAAACATAGCTCAAAATCCAGGTGACACTCAGCAGGTTATAAATTTAAAAAAAGAAATAGTACTTTTATCAACATATTCACAAAACGCCTTTTCGGCAAGCAACGTGCTTACTACCACTACTTCTGTGCTTGGCAATCTTTATGACTATCTTCAAACAGTGAATACCGATGTTGTAGCAGCTGCTAATGAAGCTACGTACAATTCTACGCAACTTATAAATATGGGCCAAAGTATTTATTCTATATTGGATCTTACGTTGTCAAAAGCTAATGAAAAATTTGGAGATAACTATTTGTTTGGTGGCTCTTCGTTGTCTATACAGCCTTTTGCCGCTGATTTTTCTTACCAAGCTTCTACTACAGATTTTTATACACAAATATCAACCTCTTATCAAGTACCTACGTATCTAAATGGTCAAAACGTTTTCGGACTTAATATACAAACCACCTCGACCTCGTACAACTCTTATACACAAAGTTTTTCTGGACCTGGCGAACTCATAATACACTATGGTACCAATGTGTATCAGATAAACTATAACAACACACCCTACGAATGGGATTGGAATGCTGGACTTTCTTCTACAAATGCACCTCTTGGAGTGTCTGGCACAATATCTCTTAGCATGGTTACAGCTTCTACTACTAATGTTTATAACATTTCTTATTCAAGCACAGATACGTTGTCAACGCTTTTAAACAAAATATCTACATCTACGGGTGGCGACTTTAAAGCATCTATTCTGCACAATTTAGACAATACTTACGGAATAGAAATATCACCGTCTACAAATAATCTATCTGCCACTTATTCCCTTTATGATAGCAACTCTTTATATAAATTAGACCAAACCCCTTCAAATTTATTAGAGCTATCAAATTATATAAACAACGTTTTTAGCGGCACTTTGCAAGCTTTTATAAGACAAAATTCAAACTCGACATTTTCATTGGAGATTGCCGGAAAAGATGTGGCAAAACCTTTAAACATAATAGATTTAAATCAATATGTATCTTCTTCTTTTAAACAAGAAAGCGTTTTTTCTGTATTAAAGCAAACGGCTGATAGACTTAGTTTGGGGCTTCCAACCATAGATAACGAACTTGGGGCAAATATGGTTATATCGTCTCAAAGCTTTAATAGTCTCACATCGCCTATCGGAGTAAATGGGACGTTGGAAATAAGAATTAGTTCAAGTACTATACCGATAGATTATACTGCAAATATGAGCCTAATAGACGTGGCAAATCTTATAAATAAAGCTTCGAACGGAGCCGCCTATGCAGATTTTGTTCAAAATCAAAACGGCACTTACAGTTTGGAGATAAGCTCAATGCTAGCTTCTCAATCGCTTACCGCTACAGATGTTGTAAATGGAGCTTTCTCCCAATTCAATAACAACCAGATACCAAACGGTAGCTATATATTCAATGTTCAAAGAGCTTTAGACCAAATATCTTATGCAAACGCTCAGGTAGGAAGCTATATCCAAAATATTCAAACCCAGGATAACGTACTGACAAACACTACTACTGTGGCTACTACAGAGCTTGCAAACTATCAGGATGCAAGTGTACCCAATGTGTTAACAGACTATTCTCAATATCAACTAGCTTACGAATCTTTGATGAATTTGATAGCAAATCAAAAGAATTTAACCATACTAAAGTATATCTAA